The genome window aaaagtataataaatggAAAACCAACTTTACTCTTGTCATAATGCTAAGGCACAAAGTTAAATTCTAAATTAGAGGAAATAGGAAACAGAAGCTTCCTATGGAAAGAGATGGCGGAGTTTGGCATTGAGCTCTCTCTCCTTGCTTAAAAGATCCAGGCTGTGCTTTTTGAAGGCTTCAGACTGCAGCCTGAGTTCATCATAGGCCTTCTGGATCCCGTCGACCCTGCGCTGAAGTTCTCGGACTCTCAAGTTACTGTCCACGGCCACTGCCTCTTGTTCGAACCTCTCCAGGGCATGCCTCCGGGCCACTTCGGCTGTCTCCAGCTTCTCCTCGAGCTGCCGGATCTCTGCTTGCTTGTTCTGAAGCACCCGGCCTCTCTCCATGGCCAGCTGCAACAGCTCATCTTTCTCGCGAGTGACTGTCTGCAGCCTGGCCTGCAGCTCCTGGTTCAGGCTGCCGTGCGCCTGCTCGGCCTTGGCCAGCTGCTCAACGGCCTGCCGGTGTTTCTGCTTGAGGCTCTGCAGCTGGCTGCGCAGCTGCTCCATCTCCTTGGTGTGGGCGCCGGCCCGCTGGCTCTGCAGCTCCAGCAGCTCCTTCTCTCTGGTTTGCGCCTGGTGGGCCTCCTGAGCGCATCTCTGTTTCACCGTTTCCAGGTCCTTGGACAGGGCCTCGCTCCGCGCGGTGAGCTGCGACACTTTGGCCTCCTGGTCCTTCAGAGCCTGGCTGAAGAGGTTGCGGTTCTCCAGCCTCAGCTTCTCATTCTCCTCCCTGAGCTTCACGTTCTGACTCTTGTGTTCGTCCTTGAAGCGGATCATCAACTCGTGGTTGGCTGCCAAGGTCATAAAGCGTTCCTCCAGCTGCTGGGCGTGCGCGCTCTTGGCCTTCAGCTTCTCAGCCTCCAGCACCATCTTCTCCTCCAGCTCTGTGTTGAGCAGCTCCAGGATCTGGCAGCGCTCCAGGGCCTCGTCTGACCTCCGCTTCAGGATGCAGATGAGCTGGGACTGCTCTTGGATGCGGGAGCAAAGCATCGCCTTCTCGCTCTTCTCCTCCTCGGACAGACCCCGGAGGTTTGCCAAAGCGTCCCTGAGACCATCCAGTTCCTTAAACTCCATCTCCTCTTCCTGCTTTTCTAGTTTTTTGGTTTGCTCCTCTAAGGGCTCTTCCGGGGCTGGAGGATCCATGTTGAGAGGCTCCTCTTCCTGAGGCATAGACGCTGCTCTCCTCCACCATCGGCTGACTGCACACTCCTTCCCTGTCAGATTCAAAATTCTCAGGGTGTTGCTAGGGACTCCCAGCACGCTCCTGCAGTTGTTTTTTCCAGTAAGGAGCCCTGTGATTGGTGGGCAGGTCTCCAGACTGCTGTGAAGTAACAGGGGGGTCTGGGGGAGTCCAGAACCAATCCAGTCGGGTTATGCTTGCCTTTTCAAAAAATCACCAATCACAGCTCTCAGCTCTCAGCTCTCAGCTCCAGCCCGGGATCTTGCCTGTACTGGACGGAGAGGATATGCCAACCCCACTGGGTTTCCACACAGCCTCGGGGGAAGAAAACCCGACTCTACCTAATTTCTGGGAGGAGTAAACAAATTAAGCTGCGGGGAcgtattttttctccctctccccactccaacTGTCGTGTGGAAACACCTTTGCTCCTTAAAAATCTgcaatctataaaaacaaaacagcagctCGACCCGGGGGAGTCAGGATCCTAAGGGCTTTGTGAGTTGTACCTGCAGTGTTCAACACAGCTCAGTAAAAGAGCAAACCCCAACGAAATTTCTTTCGTTTCCCTTCCCATGGTCCTCGGCTTGGAATACCTCTTATTAGATATGTAGCATTCCCTGTTTTTACCCATTAGCCAAATAAGGTTACAGAAAGAAGCTTAACGAACAGCAAAGATGTGATAAACATTACAACGGAAAAAAGATCCAAATGAGGCTTACGGTCATATACCAAGGTCAATTCTGGAGGTATTAAACAGTTACATGTCAcgagtaaaataaaattaaagtattaaaaaatggaaactagaagaaaattaaggTAAGCATAAAAACCCTGGGTCAGAAGGGACTTTCTCAGCTTAAACATTATGTAAAAGATGAGTAAGGAAAAGCTTAGTTTGACTTTGCTGAACAGCTCaagttattttcactttttgaaattGTGAGCTCTGACGTCTCTCCAGCCTCTTATGTCTCAGGACCTGACATTTTACGCCTTAGTCCAACCCAACTACTGAAGTTCCCCGAAGGGACCAGCGCTCTCTCCTCCGAggcattctctctgcctggaatgcctttcccCCCCCTTGTCCCTTGTTGCTGCACTAATTTACTTAGCATCAATACTCAGAATCATCTTCTCTGTAAAGCCTTTCCCTGCATTTACATGAGAACTGACCACTCACTTTGGGTGCATCTGCTGTAGACTGCTCACATTTTTAATGGAAACTGGAAAAGCCTTATTGTACTCCGTGGtcacctgcctgcctccctttATTAAGCCCTGAGATCATTAAGGGCAGGAGCTGCGTCTGGGCCATCCTGGATTCTTGACCAGTGCCTGGCACTTTAAACATGTGCTGAATTTCAAACTGGGAAAAATACCCACCATAAAGATAACAGACaatagatttatatttttgtagAGAGCCTGAACAAATCCATAAAGCATTAACATcgtaaaagagaaatgaacaattAAGTTCACAGGTAAGAGGATGGAAATGGCCAAGTATTGAGTGCTATCAGTGATCGGAGAAATAGAAGTTAAAATTAGATATTTCATCTACCAGTCCAGTCAAAAATTTTCCCCTATTTTAAAACTACCCAGGACTGACGACGGTACAACAAAATAGGTGCTCTCTCATACTTAGTGAAAGTGAGTTGACAGTAGGTATTCAGGACTTGAAACATGTTTATGCCTTTTGAACTAATGGTTGCCCTTTTGGGGAAGAGTTTTGTTtaggaaataatccaaaagaaaaaatgttgctCAAAGCTTTTCATGGCACTTTGGTTTATAACAACTAAAAGCTGGAAATCTAAATGTCCAAAAAAGAGACAAtgttaagaaattatattttcttagaatattatgcagctgcTAAACATTATCATGTTTATAAGGAATTTAATGGCAATGGAATGTAATTTTATGCtgaaaagagaactgaaaaaaggtaaaaaatttaaaattcagaatgatCTTAAATGCTGGGAAAACTTAAGCACAGAATGAAAAGTTGACTGTTCCCACAGGCACTGTTTCTGATGTTCAGACTTAGTCTCTCAAGTCatgatgaaaaggaagaagtctGGGTGTCATTACAGATGTTGGGTGGATTTTCAATGCCTCAGATTTCACTGGAAGCAAAACAGATCAGAAAGAAGTTTCGGGTTTTCGCTTTGGTCTCAAAGATCAGGGTCTCATGTCTACAAAAGGAAAGTGATGTTGGAAGACTGGGGAAATTttttgaacttaaattttaataacttCTGAAATTATAGGGTATTGAAGTTTTATGAAAGTGGATTCCAAAGACTTCAAAAATATGATTAAACTTACCTGTATTTTCccctcatttctcttcttttccttaaatttcaagctcataggggcacctgggtggctcagtaggttaagccgctgccttcggctcgggtcatgatctcagggtcctgggatcgagtcccacatcgggctctctgcttagcggggagcctgcttcctcctctctctctctctctctgcctgcctctctgcctacttgtgatctctgtctgtcaaataaaataaataaaatctttaaaaaaaaaaatttcaagctCATATACTAAAATGAAACTTGTAAAGAAGAGACAAGTGACTATAAAATTAGAACAGTCCTCTTCATTTAAGCATAAAGGGTCTCACATATATTGAATGTATTATTTGCTGATTACCACGTACGGTTGTCTGATGTGCTAAAGTGAATTCACAGAGCATATttcctaagaaaagaaaaagataacaggAAAAGTACTGAAAGTGTTAACAGCAGTTGTTTCTTGAGGGATGAGCTTCTGgatgttttctcctctctctccacctttctATGTCCTTTACGCGTGGTGGATGCTCGATGATACTTGTTGATTAAACAGATTTTccacactaaaaatattttacattaaatgttaaaattattttattttatttaaatattttatttatttatttgacacagagagagagagagagagcgagagagagagagagagatcacaagtaggcagagaggcaggcagagaaagaggaggaagcaggctccctgctgaacagagagcccaattcagggctcgatcacaggactctgagatcatgacctgagctgatggcagaggcctagcccactgagccacccagacacccctaaatgttaaaattattttaaataagtaagtcCATAGATTACTTGTCAAATCTAAGAATCTCTGACTCTAATCTCCCAAGACCCTAATCAATATACATTCACTGATTTACTCAACAAACAGTTACTATGTATAATGTGGTGTAAGATGCTAACAAATAAGTTAAATAACATCTGTCTTAGAGAATTTTCAGTTTAGTAATAAAGACTTTGGGCTCCTCTCTGCAtggttgtttttcttgttctatcATTTTCCCCCACCTACTATTGAATCTGAAAATATCCAGTATACTTCCTCCCCAGGCGTCTGAGGCATAAAACTGGGCCGATGCTCTCCCTAGTGATGACCCGAGTCCCCCCTACTTGCCTTTGTTGAGTCTTTTGATGTCTCTTTCTTTGAAGCTACTACTTACAGAGTTTGTCTATACAGCAGGACTAGGCATTTCTACATCTTCTGTCATTTAACTCTAACAATAGTCTTGAAAGGTAGGCATTGTTATctacattttatactttatagGGAACAAAGAACCCAAGGCACAGAGCAGTTAAGCAAGTTATCCCATGTCACCCAGAGAGTGATAGAGCCAGAACTCAAACCCAAATCATTTTGATACCAAAGGTGGTTCTGTTGTTCACTCTGGTGTTCCAAATGCCAGGGATTTGAGAACAGGAGGAGGCAGGCAATCCCAGAGGGAGATACTAGAACCAATCGCACTGTTTCATAGCTGGCTGGATGTTGGAAGGTGGCAGAGCAGGTAACTGAAAGAAGGGCTGAGAAAGGAGCTTGTACCTTGATGTGAAGGAGCTGGAACAAGATTTGGACTTTGGCTACTATCCCTGGCCGACCTAGGAGGTGTGTCTCCACTCAGCTAATCTTGTTCCTCCTCTGTGGCCAGAACAGAATTGGGGCATAGAGCTGGACTGCACGTCTTCCTAAAAGACCTTGCGAGACAATGGGAAGGACATTGTTCTAGGTTAGCCACTCTTACTGGCAAATGGGTAGAAGATTCTAACATCTTTAGAGGAAGCAAGCAGACTGGTCATTTTCAGTGATATTTGATAGACACCTATTGTAAGGTCTCACACTCCTGACCATCCAGGCTCCCCCTAACCTACATTAAAATCACTGCTTGTTTTGAGGAAGGCAAGCAAGTTGGGTCCTAAGGAGGATGTAatgctttatatattaaaataagccCAAAAATGCCTCCATGGGaaactttccaaaaataaatgtttacttccCTTCAATGCTTTTcaactatttcttaaaaataaaaattccagtttCAATAACATAGTCAGAGCTTCCCACTTAGAGGAAATGATGTCCAGAGTTCCAGTAAAGACTTGAGAAATATTAGCTAAGCAGTTCTTTAGCCTTGCTAGGAAATTTAAATCTGAGGATTCCTACCATAAAGtatttcattcaaaataagaAGTCAGATTAATTGGACAACACAACTAAATCATATAGTAATTTACTGTAAGGGtttttacaaaatactttatGAAATTTTACATACATAGGAAGTACAGTTTACATTCTAATTAAAACTTCATTGCAAAGCTTCTCTGTGAACACTCTCATGCTAATTTCATAGAGTTACAGGAACGACAGAATCTTATATAtgcaaggtttttgtttttggtttagtTTTACACAGTCTATTACAAAATACAGGCTTGAGATCTTAGGAGACAATTAAGCCAAAAGCTGAATTCCACCGATGAGCCAGTGGGTGGCACCAAAGCACAAAGGAGACTTTGACAGTGGGACAGGGGAAAGCACTTTCAAAGGCAGGAATACATGCAGTAGATTGAGTCTTCCGGGCCTAACCCGGAATTCCGTATTTTAACAGAGATTACAGAGTAAATAGTTTTCCTATGGTCAGTTCTTTACTATCACAGATATTCTGCCTTTAGCCCCCTTCTAGGAGTTTTTTTCCTGTCCCTCTCTTCCAAAAACTGCATATTTTCAGTTCCTGCGAGGGTTTTCAACCACTGAGTAGCAAGCAGGCCCTTCTAACTGCATGGCATGTGGTGTGAAACACGGGACAGCAAACTAGAATATTTTACTGGGTAGAAACACcccacatttaatattttttgatggCTTTTTCTCTGAAGCAGCAGCAACTGTTTGATTTTCCTAACTttctcaaatatcttctctcatgcCGAAGTCATAAGTTACACACGTTATTCTTGCTTAAATCTCTTGGGACTTCTAACCAAAGAACCATATGCAGGTTGACTTTAACATGCTGTGTAGCCTCCGTTAGTGGCAAGAGGCAGCAGATGAAAATCTGTCTGCACAGTTAGATTTGCAAGATCAGATTCCACCTGCTTAGTAGTTTTCAGTGGGAGCCAGTCGAATTTGGGTTCATTTTGAAATCTTGGCAATCAGCAGCATTCTGAGAGGCAGAGTTGCTTCAATCCAAGTGTTGGGGGAATTTACCATCTTTTCCCAGAGAGCAACTTCCTCTGAAGTAGAGTCCATCCAATCCACTTCAGTACCATAGCTTTTACctgcaaaaggggaaaaaaaaaaaaaaaaggaagctttgCAGTTAGAAAGGAATAGTTcattggagggaaaaaatggatcATCCCCTAATTACAATCATCAATGGAAGACAGCAAGGGATAGTTTTAATATCACCAGAAGGGCATATGTGGGGCTCATTATAAGAAAGAATTGTTTAATCACCTGAAATGTCTGTTAACAAAGGAGTCCATAATTGGGACTATTCCCTCTACTCAGAGAGTAATGATCTCTCTTCGTGTTCATAGAAAAGCTGGCTGACAATCTGTCAGGGACACAGTGAGGTAGTAGGGGTAAAGCCTGGCATTGGGTGGGAAGTAACACCAGATGATCTCTAAGAAAGTGTAGTTTGGGGTTTAGTGTCTAACAGACTCAACTTTGAATCTTGGCCCTCATACTGATGAGTTCTGTTACATCATTTCTTGGAACATCAGTTCCTCTGGGGATAACATCAGTAATTACTCACAAGATTTCTGTGAGGATTCAACAAAATAATATAAGTGAAGCACTCAGTACAGTGACTAGTGCCCCATAAATACTATTTACTATGATTATTTAAAGCACACTTTTAGTCATGAAAAGATATAAATGTTTTTTCAGGGAAGAGTAGTGAAGAAGGCTTTTTTGTGCCTCCCACACACAATAACTTAAGTTCTGTGTGGACAGATACTACATCCTGTTAATCTTCATATCTAGAGCCTTTGGCATACAGCCTGAcattccttcactcattcatttcatTATACTAATAGAAATAGAGTATCTGTTTTCATtaggaaaaaacagacaaactcCAAGCATCCCCAGAAGCACTTGGCTCGTAAAGGATTAAAAGTGTAACAAATATTACCTGTTCCAAAGCCAATCCGAAGACCTCCCAAAAACTGGTTGGTTAATTTGTAATGGTCCCAGACAGTAAGCTCTACACAGGCTTCTGTCAGATCTTCAGGCCTGAACCCGTCATACACCATGGTGTGGTTGAAGACAGGA of Mustela nigripes isolate SB6536 chromosome 1, MUSNIG.SB6536, whole genome shotgun sequence contains these proteins:
- the CCDC89 gene encoding coiled-coil domain-containing protein 89 → MPQEEEPLNMDPPAPEEPLEEQTKKLEKQEEEMEFKELDGLRDALANLRGLSEEEKSEKAMLCSRIQEQSQLICILKRRSDEALERCQILELLNTELEEKMVLEAEKLKAKSAHAQQLEERFMTLAANHELMIRFKDEHKSQNVKLREENEKLRLENRNLFSQALKDQEAKVSQLTARSEALSKDLETVKQRCAQEAHQAQTREKELLELQSQRAGAHTKEMEQLRSQLQSLKQKHRQAVEQLAKAEQAHGSLNQELQARLQTVTREKDELLQLAMERGRVLQNKQAEIRQLEEKLETAEVARRHALERFEQEAVAVDSNLRVRELQRRVDGIQKAYDELRLQSEAFKKHSLDLLSKERELNAKLRHLFP